In the genome of Acidovorax sp. 69, the window TGCCTTCGGCCCTGCCGTTCATCAAGGAAAACCGCCTGGTGCCCATCGTGGTGGCTGCACCCCAGCGCGTGGCAGCCTTGCCCAATGTGCCCACCTTCAAAGAGTTGGGCCTGGAGCCGGTGAACCGCATGGCTTACTACGGCATCGTGGGCCCCAAAGGCCTGCCCAAGGACGTCGTGGACAAGATCAACGCGGGTGTGCGCAAGGCGCTGGAAGATGCTGCCGTGAAAAAGCGCATTGAAGACACCGGCTCGCTGGTGGTGGGCAACACCCCTGAGCAGTTTGCCGAGCAGATCAAGGCGGAGTTCTCGGTCTACAAGGATGTGGTGGTCAAGCAGAAGCTGACGCTCGAATAAGCGCGGCGCCATCCAATCCAAAGCCGCCCTTTGCCCGGGCGGCTTTTTTACGTGCTATGGTTTTTACATGTTGACCCCCAGCCTTGATGCCATAGACACCTTTGTGGATGCCCTGTGGCTGGAGGACGGTCTTTCGCGCAATACGCTGGCCGCTTACCGGCGCGACCTGACGTTGTATGCGCAATGGCTGTCAGACCAGCAACCGTCCCTCGCGCTCGACGACACCGCCGAGCACCACCTGAACGCCTACTTTGCAGCCCGCCACGCACAGACCCGTGCCACGTCAGCCAACCGGCGCCTCACCGTGCTGCGCCGCTACTTTCACTGGGCACTGCGTGAGCGGCGCATCACGGCCGACCCCACGGTGCGGCTTCAGGCCGCGCGCCAGCCCCTGCGTGTGCCCAAGACGCTCTCCCAGGCCCAGGTGGAGGCTTTGCTGACGGCGCCTGATCTGGGCAACCCTTTGGGGCTGCGCGACCGCACCATGCTGGAGCTGATGTACGCCAGCGGTCTGCGTGTGACTGAACTGGTCACGCTGAAGACATTTCAGCTCGGACTCAATGAAGGCGTGTTGCGCGTGATGGGCAAAGGCAGCAAGGAGCGCCTGGTGCCCTTTGGCGAAGAAGCCCGGCAATGGCTGGATCGCTACCTGCACGAAGCCCGGGGTGTCATCCTGGCCGGGCAGCAGACGGATGACCTGTTTGTGACCCAGCGCGGCAGCGGCATGACGCGCGTGATGTTCTGGGTCATCGTCAAGAAATGGGCCCAGGTGGCGGGTATTACCGTGCCGCTGTCGCCGCACACGCTGCGCCACGCGTTTGCTACCCATCTGCTCAACCATGGTGCTGATCTGCGCGTGGTGCAGTTATTGCTGGGCCATGCCGACATATCCACCACCACCATCTACACCCATGTGGCACGAGAGCGGCTCAAGTCGCTGCATGCGCTGCATCATCCACGTGGATAGCGGTGGTGGCGTGGGTGGCCCTCGTTTTGTATTCGCATCGACAAGAAAGTACCGTATGAAGAAACTGATTCTTGGCGCCTGCCTGCTGGGCGCCACCGCGCTGGCCATGGCCCAGGCCTGGCCCGCGGCCAAACCCGTTCGCATCATCGTGGCCTACCCGGCCGGTGGCGTGAGCGATAACGTTGCGCGGGCACTGGCCGACAAGCTGGCCGTGCAATGGGGCACGCCCGTGGTGATTGAGAACAAGGCGGGTGCCAGTGGCAGCCTGGGTGTGGATGCCGTGGCCAAGGCGGCACCCGATGGCTATACCCTGGGTTTTGCTGCCGTGAGCCCGCTGGCGCTGAACCCGCACCTGGGCAAGTCGCCCTTCGATGCGCAAAAGGACATTGCCCCGGTGGTCAGCGTGATGTACTCGCCAGTGCTGCTGCTCGGTACTGCTGCCAACAAGGCGACGGATTTCAAGGACCTGCTCACCACAGCGCGGGCCAGGCCCGGTGCGGTGCGCTGGGCAACGTCTGGGCAGGCGTCGCTGGGGCACATCATGCTGGAGCAGATCCAGGCGGTGGCGCAGGTACAGATCACGCACATCCCTTACAAGGGCGGTGGCCAGCAGATGAATGATGCCCTGGGAGGGCAGTTCGAAGTGTTGTCGACCAATGCCGGTGCAGCGGTGCTGCAACACATCAAGGCGGGCAAGCTCAAGCCGCTGGCCGTGGGGGCGCCTGCGCGGCTCGATTCACTGCCCGATGTGCCCACGCTGGCCGAGCTGAAACAACCGGCCGCCAACCTGTCGTCGCTGTTTGGCATTTATGCCCCGGCGCAGACGCCGCCGGCGATCATTGCGCGCATCAATGCGGAGGTGAACAAGGCGCTTGCCTTGCCCGACATTCGCAGCAAGCTCGACGCCACGGACAACGTGCCCACCGGCGGCACTACGGCGGAGTTCGCGCGCCAGATTGCGCAGGAGTCCGAGAGCAACGCACGCATCATTCGCTCGGCCGGCATCCAGGGAAACTGAGTCTGCGCATCGGGTTATGCAGCGCTGAAAGCGCCACAGGCCCTGGGGTTGCCAGGGCCTGTGCAGCGAGCGTGAGCGAGGTGAGGGCGATTGCTATTGCTACTCTTCGTTCAGGCTTTCGGCCCATGTCAGGGCCTGCAAGTGGGCCCAGTTGACCTGGCGGTTGGACAGGTGCAAGGCGTCTGCGTTTTTGGCAAAGGCCACTTCATCGCCACTTTCGCAGGCTTTGGTCAGATCCAGGAACGGGGCAAACACACCGGTGCCACGCAGCAGTGCATCCATCACGGGTTCAGGCAAGGCCACCGATTCGAGGGCTTTTTCCAGCGGTACGCCCAGCATGGTGTCGAGCAGCGAGAACACGCCCACCACAAAGGCGTTGTCGCACTCCTCGGGCGGCAGCAGCTCGGCCGCCAGCAGCTCCATGAGGCGGCCGCGCACGACGGCGGTCTGGCCCACGGCGGGCGGTGCACCTCCGGCGCGCGATGTGGTCATCAGCAGCGCCGCCCAGCGGAACAGCTTCTTGAGACCCAGAATCATGACCGCATGGCGGAACGAGGTGATCTCGCACGACAGACCAAAACCCGACGAGTTGATGAAGCGCAGCAGGTTGAAAGACAGCGTGGGGTCTTTCTTGAGCAGGTCTTCGATCTCGGCGGTGCTGGCCTGTTTACGCACCAGGTTGATCAGCTGGATGATGGTGGCCTGCGAGGGGCGAATCGTGGTGGCTTTCACCAGCGAAGGCAGGGCAAACCAGTAGCCTTGGTACAGCTTCACCCCCAGGTCGCGCATCAGTTCGTACTGCTCGGCGGTTTCCACCTTTTCAGCGACCAATGTGGCCTTGCTGTGTGTTGTCGCAAATTTGACCAGCGGGGCCGCCAATTCAGGCTTGAAAGCCTGCATGTCCAGCTTGATGAAGGCGGCCAGGGGCAGCCAACTGGTGTAGGCGCGGCGCAGGGCCTGCTGGTCGAACGCGAGGCGAAAGCCCCTGGTGCGCAAGGCTTCCAGTGTGGGTATGCGGCCTTCGATCTCTTCAGCGGTGGCGCCCTCGGGCAGCGGTGGGACTTCCAGCACCACCTTTTCGGGGTGGATCAGCTCCAGATGGCCGCCTGAAAGGCTGTCATGGGTGCAGTTGATGAAGACGGTTTTTTTGCCCACCAGGGCTTCGGTGCCCGCGTATGAGAGAGCATTGAACAACAGCGCAGCATCGCTGGCGGCCGTGTGCGAATCCGAAGCCGTGGAGCGATCGAACAGCTCATAGCCATAGACTGCGCGGCTTTCGTCCACGATGGCCTGGCGGGCAATGATGGCAAGGTTTTCGTCGACGGGTTCCACCGCAGGGGATGCCGCTTCCGGGGTGTCTTGTTCAGGTGTACTCGACATGGGGTCTGCTGTAGTGAAGGGCTGTGCTCTGAGAACGTCAATAGGTTCTTGGAGATTCTAGACCCGCAGGCCCTCGCCGCGAACCTTTGCTTGGCAATAGGCCCTGATGCGTGCAGGCAGTGCTTGGGCTACTCGGTGAGATGGTCTGCCCAGGCGAGGGCTTGCAGGTGTGCAAAGTTGATCTGCTGGCTGGTCAGGTGCAGCAGGCCAGCCGCCCGGTCAAAAACCGCATCGTCGCTGGATTCGCAAGCTTCTGCCAGGGTGAGCAGATCCCCCAGAAATCCCTCACGCCGCAGCAGTGCCGCTGTAACGGTCTCTGGCACATTGAGCAGGCCAATGGCCGACTCCATGGGCATGGACAGCATCACATCCAGCAACGAGAAGATACCCACCACAAAGGCCTGGTCGGCTTCTTCGGGGGGCAGGGTCTCCAGCGCCAGCAGTTCCATGAGTCGTCCTCGCACGACGGCCGTGTGGCCCACCGAGGACGGCGTGCCGCTATTGCGCGACGCGGTCAGTAGCAGCGCTGCCCAGCGAAACAGCTTCTTCAGACCCATGAGCATCACCGCTTGGCGGAAGGAGGTGATCTCGCGCGTCAGCCCAAAACCTGCCGAGTTGATCAGGCGCATCAGGTTGAAGGCCAGGCCTGCGTCTTTCTTGAGCACTTCTTCAATGTCGTCGGTACTGGCCTGTTTACGCACCTGATTGATGAGTTCAATGATGCTGGTTTGTGCAGGCGTCAGCAGCTTGGCCTCGACCAACGAAGGGCGCGCAAACCAGTAGCCCTGAAACAGTTGCACCCCCTGGCTGGACACCATGTCGTACTGCTGGGCCGTTTCGACCTTTTCAGCGATCAGCTCGGCCTTGGAATGGCGCCCTGCGTAGCTGATCAGCACGGCCAGCTGGTCAGGTGCCAGCGCCGACAGGTCGAGCTTGATGTAGTCCGCCAGCGGCAACCAGGGGGCATAGGCCGATTGCAGAACCGTGTGGTTGAACGCCAGGTGAAAACCACGTTCACGCAGCTCAGCCAGGATGGGCATGCGGGTCGCAACTTCTTCGGAGGCCGTGTGGCCCAGCGGCGGGATCTCCAGCACCACTTTGTCGGGCTCGAGTAGTTCCAGGTGTCCCCCGGAGAGGCTCTCGTGGGTGCAATTGACGAAGATAAGTTTTTTGCCCACCAGCTCGTCGGTGCCCGCATGTGAAAGCGCCGTGAAAACCAGGATGACATCGGTAGCCGCCGTGTGTGCGGCCCCGTTGCGTGATCGGTTGAACAGCTCATAGCCAACCACCACCTGCTGTGCATTCACGATGGCCTGTCTTGCGATCATGGCGACCGATGACTGGTTGCCTGGGGTCGGCGCTGGGGAGTCCCGGTGGCGGAGAGTGAGGTCATGGGCGTGTTCGTGAAGGGTGAGACGGAGCCCCGTTGCAGGGGCCGCGGCGGATTGTAGGAGCCATCGTATTCTGTGTGCGCTGTGGCGTCAGACCTGTTGTAGCCAACGCAGCTCGGCGTCGCTGAAGCCCGCGCTGCGTCGCGCAGATTCATTGAACGGAGGCTTCAGGCGAGGGGCTTCATATTGTTTTACCAGGGTGCCATAGTGGGTTTCAGGGTCTTGGCCTTCGCGCTCGCACAGCCACCTGTACCAGTGGTTGCCAATGGCCACATGTCCGACCTCGTCGTGCAAGATGGTGTCCAGGATGGTCACGGCAGCCAAGGCATCCGGGGTTCCGACCTGTCTCAGTTTGGCCTGGATTTGCGGGGTGGCGTCCAGCCCGCGCGCCTCCATGGTGCGTGGCACGAGGGCCATGCGTGCAAGGACATCATGCTGCGTTTTCTCGCACATCGTCCACAGGCCCTGGTGGGCTGGAAAGTCGCCATAGTCATGCCCCTGGGCGCGCAGGTGGTCGCGCAACAGGCGAAAGTGCCGGGCCTCTTCACCGGCCACCAGCATCCAGTCGGTGTAGTAAGCGTGGGGCATGCCGTCAAAGCGCCACACAGCATCGAGCGCCAGGTTGATGGCATTGAACTCGATGTGGGCGATGGCGTGGATCAGGATGGCACGGCCTTCTGCGCTGGCGGGAGACCGCCGGGCCAATTCGTTATGGCGCAACAGCTCAGGGCGCGCAGGCCGGCCGGGCAGGGTGTCCGGGTTGGCAGGGGCCGGAGGGGCTGAATCTGCTATTGAAAGCGTAGCTGCTTGCGCATACAAATCCAGCGCTGCAGCCGCTTTTTGTTCAGGGTCAGCAAGGCACAAGACCTGCAGTGCGCGTTGGCGAAGCTCCATCCTTACAATTCTAGGCCTTGCTATGGGCCCCAAGGCACACGCTTTGTAACGACTGGCGACTTCCCGGGGCCTGCGCAGGCACAGGCTTTTTCTCTTTTTTGGAGTGGTGCATGGCGATTTACGAACTCGATGGTGTGGCGCCGCAATTGGCTGCATCGGCCTGGGTGGCCGACAGCGCGCAAGTGATGGGCAACGTGGTCCTTGGCGAAGATGTCAGCGTGTGGTTTGGCACGGTGATCCGCGGTGACACCGAGAGCATCACGATTGGCGCGGGCTCCAACATTCAAGACGCGAGCGTGCTGCACGCGGACATTGGCAAACCCCTCGTGGTGGGTGAGCGGGTGACGGTGGGCCACCAGGTCATGCTGCACGGCTGCACCATCGGGGACGAATCTTTGATCGGCATTGGCGCCGTGGTTCTCAATGGCGCGAAGATTGGCAAGAACTGTCTGGTGGGTGCCGGTGCGCTGGTCACTGAGGGCAAGGAGTTTCCCGATGGTTCCATGATCATCGGCAGCCCCGCCAAGGCCGTTCGCGAGCTGACGCCAGAGCAGATCGAAGGCCTGCGCGAGAGCGCGCAGCACTACATCGACAACGCGCGCCGCTTTCAAAACGGCCTGCACAAAATCGGCTGAGCACCGCTGCCGTTCATTTTTTCTCCTGGAACCCCTGCGTGTCTGAACTCCACAAGTTTCTTTTCGATGGTTTGCCCGTGCGCGGCATGATCGTGCGCCTCACCGATGCCTGGACCGAGATCCTGAGTCGCCGCGCGGGCAATTCCGCCACCGGCGCTTACCCCGCGCCCGTGAGCGAACTGCTGGGCGAGATGGCCGCAGCGGGGGTGCTGATGCAGTCCAACATCAAGTTCAATGGAGCGCTCGTGCTGCAGGTTTTTGGCGATGGCCCTGTGAAACTGGCAGTGGCCGAAGTGCAATCGGACCTGAGCCTGCGCGCCACGGCCACCCTCAAGGGCGAAGTGGCTGACGGCGCGCGTTTGAGCCAGATGGTCAATGTGGGTGGTGGTGGTCGCTGTGCCATCACGCTGGACCCCAAAGATCGGCATCCCGGCCAGCAGCCCTATCAGGGCGTGGTGCCATTGCATGGCGACCAGCATGAAAAGCTCGACCGCTTGTCGGATGTGCTGCAGCACTACATGCTGCAGTCTGAGCAACTCGACACCATTCTGGTGCTTGGGGCCAACGAAAAGGTCGCTGCAGGCCTTTTGATCCAGCGCATGCCGATCAAGGGCGAGGGCAATCTGGCTGCAGGCCTCACGCACCGCGAGAACGAAGACCAGATCGGTCACAACGAAGACTACAACCGCATCGCCCATCTGGCTGCCAGCCTCACGCGCGAAGAGCTTTTGACGCTGGACGTAGACACCATCCTGCGCCGCCTGTTCTGGGAAGAAAAGCTGCTGCGCTTTGAGCCCCAGCAGGGTGATCGTGGTCCCCGCTTTGCCTGCACCTGCACGCTCGAACGGGTCCGCAACATGTTGCGCAGTCTGGGCGTTGAAGAGGCTGAGAGCATCCTGGCCGAGCGTGAGGACATTGAGGTGGGCTGCGAGTTCTGCGGCCAGCAGTACCGGTTTGATGCGGTGGACGCTGCGCAGATTTTTGTCTCCCCCGGTGCAAACCAGCCACCAGGGCCGACAGGCATTCAATAGGCGCGTTCGACGCCTGGCTGCGGAATCAGAGGCGCGCCTTTGGCTTGCGTCTGAAAGCATCGGCCAGCGGGCTCCCGTGGCTGTGTCTGGCTGACCATCGTTGACAATCGCCAGCGTCTTCCCCGCCTAAGATCCATCCACCCTCAGTGGCGTTGACCACTGCGCATGGGATCGGCGCAAAGTCTGCGTCGCCGGGCTGTATCGGACCGTTGATGGATTGAGCGAGAGGGGTGGGTGTCATGGAGTTTTTTCGTCGTGTTCTTGGCGCTCGCCGTGCAGGCTTGGCTGCGCCACCGCTGGCGTTGTTTGATGGCTCTGTAGCACCGGATTCGCTGCGCGCCGACACCTTGCTGGCCGCCCTGGACATCGATGCCGCCATCAATGCCCATGAGCGCTGGAAGGTCCGTCTGATGGACTACCTCGAAGGCCGTACCTCCGTGGGGCTGGACCCGGCCCTGATACGCCGTTCTGATCACAGCGCTCTGGGGCGCTGGTTGCATGGTGTGGGAGGCGAGTTGCTAAGGGACCAAGCCGCTTACCCGTTGTTGATGGCGCGCCACCAGTATTTTCACGAACAGGCCGCAACACTGATTGAACTGGCCCAACTGGGGGAGTGGGACCGGGCGGTGCAGGTGCTCAACGGCGGGTACCGCTATGGCTCCAGTCAGGTGGTGCTGTTGCTCAAGGAACTCAAACGCGGGCTGGTGTGAGCAACGTGTACCTGGCGGTCGCTGGTTTTACTGCTCCGGGGCTAAGCCCGGTGGTCCAACAGGGCGGTGAACAGGCGGTGCTCGCATTCGGGGTCGCTGCATTTTTCGCAGTCCCGGGTGCGCAGCCGGGTGGCACGTGCGCCTTGTTTCGTATCCGATAGGGCGCTTGCGCTGGATGATATTGTCTGATTTGCTATATTATTTATAGCAAAAAATGCGTTGTTGAAGCGCCTGGCTTCCCGCCCATATACGACCCGGTAAGACAATTTGGCGCTGTCCAAAGCGGAGCGCAACTTCGCGTCGATCGCCTCCTGCGACGGGCGATCGTAGAGAGGAAGGGGAAGATCCAGCCCCATCAGCAGGATCTGGTCCGCCGATCGGAGCAGCGTGATCCATGCGGCCAAACTGCTGGTTCCCGTAGCAATGCCTGCAGATGTCTCCCCACCGCCAAGGGGTGACGCAGGAGATAGATCGGGCCCCGTTAGGCAAAGAGCATCCCCCATCGAAGATGCATCCCTGATCTGCACCGAGCCCGCGTCTATCCGCTGCTGCAGCTCCAGTGCCAGAGCCTGTGCTCCAGTGTGGGGTGCCCCCAGCAGAATCACCAGGGGGCGTGGCGGGGAGGGGGGCGACACAGGCAGAAGGAGAGGGGGCAAAAATGGACCTCAGCGCAGTGAGGGCCGTGCTGACGTTCAGCGCGGCGTGAATTGCACGTAAACCTCATTGGGTTTGACCATGCCCAATTCGCTGCGTGCTTTTTCTTCCACCATGTTGAGCCCCTCCTTGAGGTCATGCACCTCGGAGGTC includes:
- a CDS encoding ferritin-like domain-containing protein; its protein translation is MELRQRALQVLCLADPEQKAAAALDLYAQAATLSIADSAPPAPANPDTLPGRPARPELLRHNELARRSPASAEGRAILIHAIAHIEFNAINLALDAVWRFDGMPHAYYTDWMLVAGEEARHFRLLRDHLRAQGHDYGDFPAHQGLWTMCEKTQHDVLARMALVPRTMEARGLDATPQIQAKLRQVGTPDALAAVTILDTILHDEVGHVAIGNHWYRWLCEREGQDPETHYGTLVKQYEAPRLKPPFNESARRSAGFSDAELRWLQQV
- a CDS encoding CZB domain-containing protein gives rise to the protein MEFFRRVLGARRAGLAAPPLALFDGSVAPDSLRADTLLAALDIDAAINAHERWKVRLMDYLEGRTSVGLDPALIRRSDHSALGRWLHGVGGELLRDQAAYPLLMARHQYFHEQAATLIELAQLGEWDRAVQVLNGGYRYGSSQVVLLLKELKRGLV
- a CDS encoding EAL and HDOD domain-containing protein, with product MSSTPEQDTPEAASPAVEPVDENLAIIARQAIVDESRAVYGYELFDRSTASDSHTAASDAALLFNALSYAGTEALVGKKTVFINCTHDSLSGGHLELIHPEKVVLEVPPLPEGATAEEIEGRIPTLEALRTRGFRLAFDQQALRRAYTSWLPLAAFIKLDMQAFKPELAAPLVKFATTHSKATLVAEKVETAEQYELMRDLGVKLYQGYWFALPSLVKATTIRPSQATIIQLINLVRKQASTAEIEDLLKKDPTLSFNLLRFINSSGFGLSCEITSFRHAVMILGLKKLFRWAALLMTTSRAGGAPPAVGQTAVVRGRLMELLAAELLPPEECDNAFVVGVFSLLDTMLGVPLEKALESVALPEPVMDALLRGTGVFAPFLDLTKACESGDEVAFAKNADALHLSNRQVNWAHLQALTWAESLNEE
- a CDS encoding Hsp33 family molecular chaperone HslO; translation: MSELHKFLFDGLPVRGMIVRLTDAWTEILSRRAGNSATGAYPAPVSELLGEMAAAGVLMQSNIKFNGALVLQVFGDGPVKLAVAEVQSDLSLRATATLKGEVADGARLSQMVNVGGGGRCAITLDPKDRHPGQQPYQGVVPLHGDQHEKLDRLSDVLQHYMLQSEQLDTILVLGANEKVAAGLLIQRMPIKGEGNLAAGLTHRENEDQIGHNEDYNRIAHLAASLTREELLTLDVDTILRRLFWEEKLLRFEPQQGDRGPRFACTCTLERVRNMLRSLGVEEAESILAEREDIEVGCEFCGQQYRFDAVDAAQIFVSPGANQPPGPTGIQ
- a CDS encoding tripartite tricarboxylate transporter substrate binding protein, with protein sequence MKKLILGACLLGATALAMAQAWPAAKPVRIIVAYPAGGVSDNVARALADKLAVQWGTPVVIENKAGASGSLGVDAVAKAAPDGYTLGFAAVSPLALNPHLGKSPFDAQKDIAPVVSVMYSPVLLLGTAANKATDFKDLLTTARARPGAVRWATSGQASLGHIMLEQIQAVAQVQITHIPYKGGGQQMNDALGGQFEVLSTNAGAAVLQHIKAGKLKPLAVGAPARLDSLPDVPTLAELKQPAANLSSLFGIYAPAQTPPAIIARINAEVNKALALPDIRSKLDATDNVPTGGTTAEFARQIAQESESNARIIRSAGIQGN
- the xerD gene encoding site-specific tyrosine recombinase XerD, whose amino-acid sequence is MLTPSLDAIDTFVDALWLEDGLSRNTLAAYRRDLTLYAQWLSDQQPSLALDDTAEHHLNAYFAARHAQTRATSANRRLTVLRRYFHWALRERRITADPTVRLQAARQPLRVPKTLSQAQVEALLTAPDLGNPLGLRDRTMLELMYASGLRVTELVTLKTFQLGLNEGVLRVMGKGSKERLVPFGEEARQWLDRYLHEARGVILAGQQTDDLFVTQRGSGMTRVMFWVIVKKWAQVAGITVPLSPHTLRHAFATHLLNHGADLRVVQLLLGHADISTTTIYTHVARERLKSLHALHHPRG
- a CDS encoding EAL and HDOD domain-containing protein, translated to MIARQAIVNAQQVVVGYELFNRSRNGAAHTAATDVILVFTALSHAGTDELVGKKLIFVNCTHESLSGGHLELLEPDKVVLEIPPLGHTASEEVATRMPILAELRERGFHLAFNHTVLQSAYAPWLPLADYIKLDLSALAPDQLAVLISYAGRHSKAELIAEKVETAQQYDMVSSQGVQLFQGYWFARPSLVEAKLLTPAQTSIIELINQVRKQASTDDIEEVLKKDAGLAFNLMRLINSAGFGLTREITSFRQAVMLMGLKKLFRWAALLLTASRNSGTPSSVGHTAVVRGRLMELLALETLPPEEADQAFVVGIFSLLDVMLSMPMESAIGLLNVPETVTAALLRREGFLGDLLTLAEACESSDDAVFDRAAGLLHLTSQQINFAHLQALAWADHLTE
- a CDS encoding gamma carbonic anhydrase family protein, which produces MAIYELDGVAPQLAASAWVADSAQVMGNVVLGEDVSVWFGTVIRGDTESITIGAGSNIQDASVLHADIGKPLVVGERVTVGHQVMLHGCTIGDESLIGIGAVVLNGAKIGKNCLVGAGALVTEGKEFPDGSMIIGSPAKAVRELTPEQIEGLRESAQHYIDNARRFQNGLHKIG